The nucleotide sequence CGGCGTGCCGAGAAAGATGATCACCAACCCCACCGACAGCACCAGGGGCGGAAACGCCAAGGGCAAGGTGCCGATGAACTCGAAGACCTTCGTGCCCACCGCTTTGGTACGGTAGATCGTGAACGCCATGATGATGCCGAAGAACACCGTCACCACGGCGATGACGATCGACAACACCAGCGAATTGTACAGCCCGTTGACGAAGCTGGGGTGCCGCATGACCTTGTAATAGTTGTTCATCACCGCGTTGGCCGGAAACGCCATGAACGTTTCATAATCGTAGTAAGGAATCATCGACACCACGATCAGGACGATGAACGGCAGCAGGATGCTCACCATGAAGTAGAAAAATACCGTGATGAACGTGACGTACCTCCACGGGCCGATATCGATCACCTTGACCCGATAGCCCTTGCCGGTGATGGTCGCGTAGCGCTCCGAGAAGCGAGTCGCGCGCACGTAAAAGTAAAGCGTGACGATCGACATAACGACGAGGACCACGCTATAGGCCGTGGCCAACCCGGTATTGAACTCCAACGCCATCGAGTCATACACCCGGCTAACGAAGACTTTGATGTTGGCCGGAGTACCCTGGAGCACCGGCGTCTCGAAAGAGCGCAGTCCGCGCAAAAAATTCAGCACGAAGGCCGAAAGAAACGCCGGGATCGCCAGCGGGAATGTGATCTTCAGCATGGTATTCACCGGCCTACTGCCGGCGATATAGGCACTCTCTTCGAGCGATGGATCGAAGGAAAGAAACACGGGGAGTAGGAATAGGTATCCCAAAGGCACACAGGCCAGACCGAAGGTCCAGATCATGCCGATCATGCTAAAAGCGTTGAACACAGGGAAATCAATGCCGAAGTACTGATTCAGAATGCCGTTCAAGATGCCCGACTTGGGTGCAAGCAGCAGAATCCAGGCGATGTTATCCATGACCGGCGGCATCAAGATCGGATAGAGCGGCATCAGCTCCACCAACGCTTTGCCCGGCGTATTGGTGCGCGCCACGATCCAGGCCAAGAGCCCGCCGAGTCCGGTGCCCAACAGCGCCGAACCAGCGGCGTAGATCATCGAATTGTTGAGCATCGCCCAAATATCTTTGTCGCCGAACACGCGCAGATAGTTGGCGGTGTTCAGTCCGACGTTGAAGCCGAGATTGCCCGAGGTGAAGCTCCGCCAAAACACGATCACCACGGGCGTGATGATCGCCGCACCGGCAACCACGCTGGCCAAGAGCGGCACCACCGACCCTTGGCGAAAACCGAGCTTAATGGATTTCCAGCTAGCCAACCCTGCTCCTTACAATCCGGATAGAAGTGAAAGTCCTCGGCGCGCGGTTTAGTTGCCGACGATGACGCTGAGTGCCGACTTATCGATGGAAACGTACGTGTTACCGGCTTCGCCGTCGACGTGGATCATCGGGCAAAGCTTGTGCGAGGTTACGACCAGTTCGCGCGAACCGATCTGGACGCGGTGATCGGTGAGCCCGCCGCGGAACTCGCGGCCAATCATCTGCCCTTCGAGGACATTCTCCGTACCCTGGGGAAAGCGCTCATGGCTCAAGTGGATTTCGTTCAGCCGCAGCACCAGCTTGCAGGGATCTCCGGCCGCCGCCTTGGCCCTGAGCGGCGACACCAGCGTCGCGTTGTTGAACTCCGGGATCGCCACCACGCACTGCTGGTCCTCGACCTTGACGATCTTGCCGTCGATCAACGACGCATGGCCGATGAAAGACGCGACAAAGGGATGGGCCGGATGATTGTAGATCTCGTCCGGCGAGGCGTACTGGAGAATCTTGCCGCTTT is from Deltaproteobacteria bacterium and encodes:
- a CDS encoding iron ABC transporter permease, giving the protein MASWKSIKLGFRQGSVVPLLASVVAGAAIITPVVIVFWRSFTSGNLGFNVGLNTANYLRVFGDKDIWAMLNNSMIYAAGSALLGTGLGGLLAWIVARTNTPGKALVELMPLYPILMPPVMDNIAWILLLAPKSGILNGILNQYFGIDFPVFNAFSMIGMIWTFGLACVPLGYLFLLPVFLSFDPSLEESAYIAGSRPVNTMLKITFPLAIPAFLSAFVLNFLRGLRSFETPVLQGTPANIKVFVSRVYDSMALEFNTGLATAYSVVLVVMSIVTLYFYVRATRFSERYATITGKGYRVKVIDIGPWRYVTFITVFFYFMVSILLPFIVLIVVSMIPYYDYETFMAFPANAVMNNYYKVMRHPSFVNGLYNSLVLSIVIAVVTVFFGIIMAFTIYRTKAVGTKVFEFIGTLPLAFPPLVLSVGLVIIFLGTPLYNSLWALGLGLFVAYFPYAFRNASGSIVNIHKELDEAAWVHGAKWRHVFFKVTLPILKPSVGGALFYIFIETVRNVDVAILLTAPGLEYGPVTLFEYFRVGQWAEAAAGGVIYLIILIVAVSVAKLAFKMKFSL